The proteins below come from a single Gemmatimonadota bacterium genomic window:
- a CDS encoding (2Fe-2S)-binding protein, with protein MTSPGFSVGKGGAVRVEFRLNDRDISVDASPVDRLLDILRDRLHLTGTKEGCGEGECGACTVLLDGVPVLACLVPIFQCAGREVTTVEGIAESGSPLPELLADSGGVQCGACTPGVLVRLHALLAEDPTPTRERVREALAGNLCRCTGYEGILRGVCAKEGEAR; from the coding sequence ATGACCTCTCCGGGATTCTCCGTCGGGAAGGGAGGTGCGGTCCGGGTGGAGTTCCGCCTGAACGACCGGGACATCTCCGTTGACGCGTCCCCCGTTGATCGGCTTCTCGATATTCTCCGGGATCGCCTCCATCTCACGGGCACCAAGGAAGGGTGCGGCGAAGGAGAGTGCGGCGCCTGCACGGTGCTGCTGGACGGGGTTCCGGTGCTGGCGTGTCTCGTCCCGATATTCCAGTGCGCCGGGCGCGAGGTGACCACGGTGGAGGGAATCGCGGAGTCGGGTTCGCCTTTGCCGGAACTGCTGGCGGACTCGGGTGGCGTCCAGTGCGGGGCTTGCACGCCGGGGGTGCTGGTGCGACTGCACGCGCTGCTGGCGGAAGATCCGACGCCCACGCGCGAACGCGTTCGCGAGGCGCTTGCGGGGAACCTCTGTCGCTGCACCGGCTACGAGGGAATCCTGCGCGGAGTCTGCGCGAAGGAAGGAGAGGCCCGTTGA
- a CDS encoding FAD binding domain-containing protein translates to MITVHSPRTLEEAVEHLARTPGLVPVAGCTDLMAAGGFPSAGGLLDVTRIAEIGRVEREDAWVKIGAAASFARIEASEIVRAAFPVLAMAAATVGGTQVRNRATLGGNLANASPAGDSLPALLALGAEIVAVGPDGLRSIPHDAFHTGYRKTALAPGEIIAWVRIPLEGHGAAPSPEIQRFRKVGTRRAQAISKVTLALAASREGKNGPLSRVRLAAGSVADRPVRLRKAEEVLEGALPGEKVAGAVEAAARAEVCPIDDVRSTATYRLHVLGRVARRMVLSIE, encoded by the coding sequence TTGATCACCGTCCACTCGCCGCGCACGCTGGAGGAAGCGGTGGAGCATCTTGCGCGGACGCCGGGCCTGGTGCCGGTCGCCGGGTGTACGGATCTCATGGCCGCCGGAGGCTTCCCGAGCGCAGGCGGCCTGCTGGATGTGACGCGCATTGCGGAGATCGGCCGGGTGGAACGCGAAGACGCATGGGTGAAGATCGGCGCGGCCGCTTCCTTCGCGCGGATCGAGGCGTCTGAGATCGTGCGGGCCGCGTTCCCCGTGCTGGCGATGGCGGCCGCCACCGTGGGCGGGACGCAGGTGCGGAACCGGGCGACCCTCGGCGGGAATCTCGCGAACGCCAGCCCGGCCGGTGATTCGCTTCCGGCGCTCCTGGCACTGGGCGCGGAGATTGTGGCGGTGGGGCCGGACGGTTTGCGGTCGATCCCGCATGACGCATTTCACACGGGCTACCGAAAGACGGCACTCGCTCCGGGTGAGATCATCGCGTGGGTGAGGATACCGTTGGAAGGACACGGGGCGGCCCCGTCTCCGGAGATCCAGCGGTTCCGAAAGGTGGGCACCCGCCGCGCACAGGCGATCAGCAAGGTCACCCTGGCGCTTGCGGCATCGCGGGAAGGGAAGAACGGCCCGCTCTCCCGAGTCCGGTTGGCCGCCGGAAGCGTCGCGGATCGACCGGTGCGTCTGCGGAAGGCGGAGGAAGTGCTGGAAGGCGCATTGCCCGGGGAGAAAGTGGCGGGCGCGGTGGAGGCGGCCGCCCGGGCCGAGGTGTGCCCCATCGACGATGTCCGTTCGACCGCCACCTACCGGCTCCATGTGCTGGGGAGAGTCGCGCGCCGGATGGTGCTGTCTATCGAATAG
- a CDS encoding AMP-binding protein, whose protein sequence is MGSSAGRFAGSYPAGVPAEVDTGEFASVGDLFLDAVARFPDRPAFTNLGRTLSFTETERASRDFAAYLTRDLGLTRGDRLAIMLPNLLQYPVVLFGAMRAGVVVVNINPLYTARELHHQLTDSGASAMVILETCARVLQNAIHGTGVRSVVVTGVGDALGFPRSALVNAVVRYAKRAVPRWSLPGAVRWRTAMRSGAALPFDAPAVGQDEIAFLQYTGGTTGASRGAVLTHGNMVANVLQAGAWIGQEVRPGREVMVTALPLYHIFALTANALTFLHAGAENLLITNPRDQKSFVRELSRSRFTYITGVDTLFRALLDAPGFDRLDFSSLRLGLGAGMALRPEVAARWQEVTGVPAVEGYGLTEASPAVCLSSFSATGYTGNVGPPLPSTECEVRAPDGEEVPFGEIGELCVRGPQVMREYWNRPKETAAVLGEDGWLRTGDLATMDAAGFVKIVGRAKEMAIVSGFNVYPDEVEEVVGEHPGVAEAGAVGVPDEKSGETMKVVIVRRDPALTAEEVRAFCRERLAAYKVPRVVEFREALPKSAVGKILRRELR, encoded by the coding sequence GTGGGATCTTCAGCGGGCAGGTTCGCGGGGAGTTACCCGGCCGGAGTCCCGGCGGAAGTGGACACCGGTGAGTTCGCCTCCGTGGGCGATCTCTTCCTGGACGCGGTGGCGCGGTTTCCGGATCGACCCGCCTTCACCAATCTGGGGCGGACGCTGTCGTTCACGGAGACGGAGCGTGCGAGTCGTGACTTTGCGGCGTATCTCACGCGTGATCTCGGTCTCACCCGGGGCGACCGCCTTGCGATCATGTTGCCGAATCTTCTGCAATACCCGGTCGTGCTCTTTGGTGCGATGCGTGCTGGCGTTGTCGTGGTCAATATCAACCCGCTCTACACGGCGCGTGAACTTCACCATCAACTGACGGACTCAGGGGCTTCGGCGATGGTGATTCTGGAGACCTGTGCGCGCGTGCTCCAGAACGCGATCCACGGGACCGGCGTGCGATCGGTGGTGGTCACGGGTGTGGGGGATGCGCTGGGCTTCCCGCGATCGGCCCTTGTGAACGCGGTGGTCCGGTATGCGAAGCGTGCCGTTCCCCGTTGGTCGCTTCCGGGGGCTGTGCGCTGGCGAACGGCGATGCGAAGCGGTGCGGCGCTTCCGTTTGACGCGCCCGCGGTGGGGCAGGACGAGATCGCGTTTCTCCAGTACACCGGCGGCACGACGGGAGCCAGCAGAGGCGCGGTTCTGACTCATGGAAACATGGTGGCGAATGTGCTGCAGGCGGGCGCGTGGATCGGGCAGGAGGTGCGTCCGGGGAGAGAGGTCATGGTGACCGCGCTGCCGCTGTACCATATCTTTGCGCTCACAGCGAACGCGCTCACCTTCCTGCATGCCGGAGCGGAAAACCTGCTGATTACGAACCCGCGCGACCAGAAGTCCTTCGTGCGGGAGTTGTCGCGCTCGCGCTTCACCTACATCACGGGCGTGGACACGCTCTTCCGCGCCCTCCTGGACGCGCCCGGGTTCGACCGGTTGGACTTCTCCAGCCTTCGTCTGGGACTGGGCGCGGGGATGGCGCTTCGTCCGGAGGTGGCGGCGCGCTGGCAGGAGGTGACCGGCGTTCCCGCGGTCGAGGGGTACGGGCTGACAGAGGCGTCCCCGGCGGTTTGCCTCAGTTCCTTTTCCGCGACCGGGTACACCGGGAATGTCGGCCCGCCGCTTCCCTCCACCGAATGCGAGGTTCGCGCGCCGGACGGCGAGGAAGTTCCCTTTGGAGAAATCGGGGAACTGTGCGTGCGTGGCCCGCAGGTCATGCGGGAATACTGGAACCGCCCGAAGGAGACCGCGGCAGTCCTGGGCGAAGACGGCTGGCTTCGCACGGGGGACCTCGCGACGATGGACGCGGCCGGGTTTGTGAAGATCGTCGGGCGCGCGAAGGAGATGGCGATCGTCAGCGGGTTCAATGTGTACCCGGACGAGGTGGAGGAGGTCGTCGGCGAGCACCCGGGCGTGGCGGAGGCGGGGGCAGTGGGTGTGCCGGATGAGAAGTCCGGCGAGACAATGAAGGTCGTCATTGTGCGGCGGGATCCCGCCCTCACGGCGGAAGAGGTGAGGGCGTTCTGCCGGGAGCGGCTGGCGGCGTACAAGGTGCCGCGCGTTGTGGAGTTTCGCGAGGCGCTTCCGAAGAGCGCCGTCGGGAAGATCCTTCGCCGGGAACTGCGATAG
- a CDS encoding nitronate monooxygenase, translating to MTALIDTPLTRHLGIDTPLICGPMYPCSNPELVAAVSEAGGIGVVQPVSLTYVHGHDFREGLRHIRSLTSRPIGMNALIESSSRKYRQRMESWIDIALEEGVRFFVTSLGNPRWVVERAREAGGIVYHDVTELRWAEKSLAAGVDGLICVNNRAGGHAGGRTAGDLFAELAGLGVPLVCAGGIGTEHDFADAIRAGYAGVQMGTRFIVTEECTAPADYKAAIIAATADDIVLTERLTGVPVSVIRTPHVERTGLHAGPVARRLLRHPRTKHLMRTIYTLRSVWSQKRAAQGRADSRAYLQAGKSAGGVSSILPAGDIVRRCAAAASSPD from the coding sequence ATGACCGCGCTCATCGACACGCCGCTCACCCGCCACCTCGGCATCGACACGCCGCTCATCTGCGGCCCGATGTACCCGTGCAGCAATCCGGAACTGGTGGCCGCGGTCTCGGAAGCGGGCGGGATCGGCGTGGTGCAGCCGGTGTCGCTCACCTATGTCCACGGGCATGACTTCCGCGAAGGCCTCCGCCATATCCGGTCGCTCACCTCCCGCCCGATCGGCATGAACGCGCTCATCGAATCGTCCTCGAGGAAGTACCGGCAGCGCATGGAAAGCTGGATCGATATCGCGCTGGAAGAGGGCGTGCGTTTCTTCGTCACTTCCCTCGGGAACCCCCGGTGGGTCGTGGAGCGCGCCAGGGAGGCAGGCGGCATCGTCTACCACGATGTCACCGAACTGCGCTGGGCTGAGAAGAGCCTTGCCGCGGGAGTCGACGGCCTGATCTGCGTGAACAACCGCGCCGGGGGACACGCGGGCGGGCGCACCGCCGGTGATCTGTTCGCAGAGCTGGCCGGACTCGGTGTTCCGCTTGTCTGCGCGGGTGGGATCGGCACGGAGCACGACTTCGCCGACGCCATCCGGGCGGGCTACGCGGGCGTGCAGATGGGGACGCGTTTCATCGTCACGGAGGAATGCACCGCCCCGGCGGACTACAAGGCCGCCATCATCGCTGCCACCGCGGACGACATCGTGCTGACGGAGCGCCTCACCGGTGTTCCCGTCTCGGTGATCCGAACGCCTCATGTGGAACGCACCGGGCTTCATGCGGGACCGGTCGCCCGCCGTCTCCTTCGGCATCCCCGAACGAAACACCTCATGCGAACCATCTACACGCTGCGTTCAGTATGGAGCCAGAAGCGCGCCGCGCAAGGCCGCGCCGACTCGCGCGCCTACCTTCAGGCCGGGAAGAGCGCGGGGGGCGTATCGTCCATCCTGCCCGCGGGAGACATCGTTCGGCGCTGCGCGGCGGCCGCCTCCTCCCCGGACTGA
- the glpK gene encoding glycerol kinase GlpK, producing the protein MSDGFVIAIDQGTTASTVLVIDHAGSIRGRASSEFTQHYPLPGRVEHDAEELWRVTLAVVEAALADAGASPDDIRAIGITNQRETSLLWDRATGIPISRAIVWQDRRTAPLCDKLKREGLEPIWREKTGLLIDPYFSATKIRWMLDHHDGLPARCANGEIAFGTIDTWLVWKLTGGARHVTDPSNASRTLLYNIRTLDWDSDILERLDIPRAILPEVEPSSAVYGETDPGAFLGRRIPVSGIAGDQQAALFGQACHRPGMAKNTYGTGSFLLLHTGHHPAPAREGLLSTIAWKIGEEPVEYALEGAIFITGAAVQWLRDGLGIIETAAESEALAASVDDTGDVFFVPALTGLGVPHWDAYARGTIVGITRGTTRAHIARATLESICHQTRDAMDAMRRASGVDLTELRVDGGAVGNRFLMQCQSDLLGVPVEVPEITQTTALGAGYLAGLAVGFWSNRDELAEKWRMARRHEPAVPEEERNRRHARWAKAVTRCRDWAAPTSAESEGDEGATPVPAATVAAQTADNELLSLWNRLRPYPGGAWLFSRLLGKRVPYTHTIRPRVVELAPGRATVRLRDSRRVRNHLRSVHAVALTNLGEVTSGLATLASLPADVRGIVTHLSTEYRKKARGPLTAVARCTPPRVPPEGADFDATAEILDSGGQVVAVTTARWRLGPA; encoded by the coding sequence ATGAGCGACGGATTCGTGATCGCCATCGATCAGGGCACCACGGCATCCACCGTGCTCGTGATCGATCATGCGGGTTCCATCCGCGGCCGCGCCTCCTCCGAGTTCACGCAGCACTATCCCCTGCCCGGACGCGTGGAACACGACGCGGAGGAGTTGTGGCGTGTCACGCTGGCCGTGGTGGAGGCGGCGCTCGCCGATGCGGGAGCATCCCCGGACGACATTCGCGCCATCGGCATCACCAACCAGCGCGAGACCTCGCTCCTGTGGGATCGCGCAACCGGCATCCCCATCTCCCGCGCCATTGTCTGGCAGGACCGACGAACCGCGCCGCTCTGCGACAAACTGAAGCGGGAAGGGCTGGAGCCGATCTGGCGCGAGAAGACCGGCCTCCTCATCGACCCGTACTTCTCCGCGACGAAGATCCGCTGGATGCTCGACCATCACGACGGCCTTCCCGCCCGCTGTGCGAACGGCGAGATCGCTTTCGGCACGATCGACACCTGGCTCGTCTGGAAGCTCACCGGTGGCGCTCGCCATGTCACCGACCCCTCCAACGCCTCGCGCACGCTCCTCTACAATATCCGCACGCTCGACTGGGATTCCGACATTCTGGAGCGGCTCGATATTCCGCGTGCCATTCTCCCCGAAGTCGAACCGTCGTCCGCCGTCTATGGAGAGACCGACCCCGGCGCATTCCTCGGGAGACGCATCCCCGTGTCCGGAATCGCGGGGGACCAGCAGGCCGCGCTCTTCGGGCAAGCGTGCCACCGGCCCGGCATGGCGAAGAACACCTACGGCACCGGCTCCTTCCTGCTGCTCCACACGGGACATCACCCCGCGCCCGCGCGGGAGGGACTTCTCTCGACGATCGCGTGGAAGATCGGTGAGGAGCCGGTGGAATACGCGCTCGAAGGCGCCATCTTCATCACGGGCGCCGCCGTCCAGTGGCTGCGCGACGGCCTCGGCATCATCGAGACCGCGGCCGAAAGCGAGGCGCTTGCCGCCTCCGTGGATGACACCGGCGATGTCTTCTTCGTCCCGGCGCTCACGGGGCTCGGCGTCCCGCACTGGGACGCCTACGCACGCGGGACGATCGTCGGGATCACGCGCGGCACAACGCGCGCGCACATCGCGCGGGCAACGCTGGAGAGCATATGCCACCAGACGCGCGACGCCATGGACGCCATGCGGCGCGCCTCCGGCGTGGACCTGACCGAGCTTCGCGTGGACGGGGGCGCGGTCGGCAATCGATTCCTCATGCAGTGCCAGAGCGATCTCCTCGGCGTGCCCGTGGAGGTCCCCGAGATCACGCAGACGACGGCACTCGGCGCCGGGTACCTGGCAGGACTGGCGGTCGGCTTCTGGAGCAATCGCGACGAACTCGCCGAGAAGTGGCGCATGGCGCGCCGCCACGAACCCGCCGTCCCGGAGGAGGAGAGGAATCGACGCCATGCCCGCTGGGCGAAGGCCGTCACCCGCTGTCGGGACTGGGCCGCGCCGACTTCCGCCGAAAGCGAAGGAGACGAAGGCGCCACGCCTGTTCCCGCGGCCACGGTCGCGGCTCAGACCGCCGACAACGAACTTCTCTCGCTCTGGAACCGCTTGCGCCCCTACCCCGGTGGCGCGTGGCTCTTCAGCCGCCTTCTCGGCAAGCGCGTACCCTACACGCACACGATCCGACCGCGCGTTGTCGAACTGGCCCCCGGCCGTGCCACTGTGCGCCTGCGAGACTCCCGGCGCGTTCGCAACCATCTGCGATCCGTCCACGCCGTGGCTCTCACCAATCTCGGCGAAGTCACGAGCGGGCTCGCCACGCTGGCTTCTCTTCCCGCCGATGTCCGCGGCATCGTCACGCATCTCTCCACCGAGTACCGCAAGAAGGCGCGCGGGCCGCTGACCGCCGTGGCCCGCTGCACACCGCCGCGCGTCCCGCCGGAAGGCGCGGACTTCGACGCCACCGCCGAAATCCTCGACTCGGGCGGCCAGGTCGTCGCGGTAACGACCGCGCGGTGGAGGCTCGGCCCCGCATGA
- a CDS encoding hydantoin utilization protein A, which translates to MPLVLPFLSGLAAGSLHVVSGPDHLGALAPMAAGRPARAVGVGLFWGFGHGTGVVLLGLAGVLGRSLIDVDAVSGWSERIVGVVLVAVGLWAIRRSRTLVVHAHGHKHLHGEGDAGGGHEHIHVHLGDTDHARGRKHSHRRRAAWGIGVLHGAAGTGHLVGVVPSLALPAGQALVFLSAYLVAATVSMGVFAGLLGSLTARLGPRALRPITLVSGLFALAVGVVWMVRG; encoded by the coding sequence GTGCCGCTCGTGCTGCCGTTTCTCTCCGGCCTGGCCGCGGGTTCGCTGCATGTAGTCTCCGGGCCGGACCATCTGGGCGCGCTGGCACCGATGGCTGCGGGCCGTCCGGCGCGGGCGGTGGGAGTGGGCCTCTTCTGGGGATTCGGCCATGGAACGGGCGTGGTTCTCTTGGGGCTGGCCGGAGTGCTGGGTCGTTCCTTGATTGATGTGGATGCCGTGAGCGGTTGGTCGGAGCGCATCGTGGGCGTGGTGCTGGTGGCGGTGGGTCTTTGGGCGATTCGTCGATCACGAACGCTCGTTGTGCACGCGCACGGGCACAAGCACCTGCATGGCGAAGGCGACGCGGGCGGCGGCCATGAGCACATTCATGTTCACCTGGGCGACACAGATCACGCGCGCGGCCGGAAGCACAGTCACCGTCGCCGCGCGGCTTGGGGAATCGGCGTGCTGCACGGAGCTGCGGGAACCGGCCATCTGGTCGGTGTCGTGCCTTCGCTGGCGTTGCCGGCGGGACAGGCGTTAGTCTTCCTTTCGGCGTATCTTGTTGCCGCGACCGTGTCGATGGGGGTGTTCGCCGGATTGCTCGGGAGCCTTACGGCACGACTCGGCCCGCGCGCTCTTCGGCCGATCACGCTTGTGAGCGGTCTCTTTGCCCTGGCGGTCGGGGTTGTGTGGATGGTGAGAGGATGA
- a CDS encoding glycosyltransferase family 4 protein, with translation MRVAMITSYPWDPELVPGGVTAVGAHMTRCLAAIPGIELHVVCCDPSVERDITTERDGATIHFLTDRVRFSAVTNRLPQRWKMARVLGRIRPDLVHAQGLGVPAAGALDSRCPRAVTVHGLMWNEPIEHPAWITRQGDRIRRRNAYRQAGRFRHVFITSGHVARSLPPEGDYRLVEVNNPVGEKVFAIRNRPERPHVLVVGGLRQRKDPMTSVRVMNRVLKEIPDATMHLLGVPGRTELDDQVADYIASCGMADRVKILGLVPNETLYEEYERASVLLMPSLEESAPVALGEACAVGLPQVGTDSGGIPDMIREGETGFVRPVGDVEALAERVTAILRDEGLRTRLAAGARALGQQEFAGEPIARRTVAAYEEILSG, from the coding sequence ATGAGAGTTGCGATGATCACGAGTTACCCGTGGGATCCGGAACTCGTTCCCGGGGGCGTGACAGCGGTCGGGGCGCACATGACCCGCTGTCTGGCGGCCATTCCGGGAATCGAGCTCCATGTGGTCTGCTGCGACCCCTCCGTCGAGCGGGACATCACCACGGAACGCGACGGTGCCACCATCCACTTTCTCACCGATCGCGTGCGGTTCTCCGCGGTGACGAACCGGCTCCCGCAGCGCTGGAAGATGGCGCGGGTTCTCGGGCGCATCCGGCCCGATCTCGTACACGCGCAGGGGCTGGGAGTTCCGGCCGCCGGGGCGCTGGATTCGCGGTGTCCGCGGGCGGTGACGGTTCACGGGCTCATGTGGAACGAACCGATTGAACACCCGGCGTGGATCACGCGGCAGGGCGACCGAATCCGCCGCCGGAATGCTTACCGGCAGGCCGGTCGGTTCCGGCATGTGTTCATCACTTCCGGCCATGTCGCGCGCTCGTTGCCTCCGGAGGGCGACTATCGCCTCGTTGAAGTGAACAACCCGGTCGGTGAAAAGGTGTTTGCGATCCGGAATCGACCCGAACGGCCCCATGTGCTGGTCGTGGGTGGTCTCAGGCAGCGCAAGGATCCGATGACAAGCGTCCGCGTGATGAACCGTGTGCTGAAGGAGATCCCGGACGCCACGATGCATCTTCTCGGCGTGCCCGGCCGGACGGAACTGGACGATCAGGTGGCGGACTACATTGCGTCGTGTGGAATGGCCGACCGGGTAAAGATACTGGGACTCGTTCCGAATGAGACTCTCTACGAAGAGTACGAACGGGCGTCGGTGCTCTTGATGCCGTCGCTGGAGGAGTCGGCGCCGGTCGCGTTGGGCGAGGCCTGCGCGGTCGGGCTTCCGCAGGTGGGTACGGACTCGGGCGGGATTCCGGACATGATTCGCGAAGGAGAGACGGGGTTCGTGCGGCCGGTGGGGGACGTGGAGGCGTTGGCCGAGCGCGTGACGGCCATCCTTCGTGATGAAGGCCTTCGGACGCGCCTCGCGGCGGGCGCGCGGGCACTGGGGCAACAGGAGTTTGCGGGCGAACCCATCGCGAGAAGGACGGTCGCCGCTTATGAGGAGATTCTCAGCGGATAG
- a CDS encoding phosphodiester glycosidase family protein produces MSLCSPTSLRAMAAGGFACGHLRASLRTALILTLCFTAAATAASPWTPLAEGLDLARFPTGGDNTTVTVLRADPALWTPDLLCASELTDGARKTARDWCADHDLVAAINAGMFATDYSTHVGYCRVGSHTNSSHVNDYQSAVAFDPVRPGESPFHIFDLDVPGVSLSRIREDYRCVAQNLRLIKRPGENRWSPQPRRWTEAALGEDSSGRMLFIFCEEALSMHDLNELLLSLPVDLVCAQHLEGGPEAQLFVRVGDTELELIGGFETGFYESTATLPATRIPFVIGLRRGQ; encoded by the coding sequence ATGTCGCTGTGTTCGCCGACGTCGCTTCGCGCAATGGCCGCGGGAGGATTTGCCTGCGGCCACCTCCGCGCTTCTCTGCGCACCGCACTCATCCTGACGCTCTGCTTCACGGCCGCCGCCACCGCCGCCTCCCCCTGGACACCGCTCGCCGAAGGGCTCGATCTCGCGCGATTCCCCACGGGCGGCGACAACACGACCGTCACCGTCCTCCGGGCCGACCCCGCGCTGTGGACGCCGGACCTCCTCTGCGCCAGCGAACTCACCGACGGCGCGCGCAAGACCGCTCGCGACTGGTGCGCGGACCATGATCTCGTCGCCGCGATCAACGCGGGAATGTTCGCCACGGACTACTCGACCCATGTCGGCTACTGCCGAGTCGGGAGTCACACGAACAGTTCGCATGTGAACGACTACCAGTCGGCCGTGGCGTTCGACCCGGTCCGCCCCGGAGAATCCCCCTTCCACATCTTCGACCTCGATGTGCCGGGAGTCTCGCTCTCTCGCATTCGCGAGGACTACCGCTGCGTCGCGCAAAACCTCCGGCTCATCAAGCGCCCGGGCGAGAATCGCTGGAGCCCCCAACCCCGCCGCTGGACGGAAGCCGCTCTGGGCGAAGACTCCTCCGGCCGCATGCTGTTCATCTTCTGCGAAGAGGCGCTCTCCATGCACGACCTGAACGAGCTTCTCCTGTCGCTGCCCGTGGATCTTGTCTGTGCACAGCACCTGGAGGGCGGACCGGAGGCGCAGCTGTTCGTCCGCGTCGGGGACACCGAACTGGAACTCATCGGCGGATTCGAGACGGGCTTCTACGAGTCAACCGCAACCCTCCCGGCGACGCGGATCCCGTTTGTGATCGGCCTTCGTCGGGGTCAGTGA
- a CDS encoding peroxiredoxin — translation MSVLVATEAPDFTSAAVLPNGQIQDDFSLSGLKGRYVVLFFWPLDFTFVCPTEIIAHDRRLDAFRALGVEVVGVSIDSHFTHAAWRQTPVEKGGIGPVGFPMVADITHKITQDYGVEHPAGVALRASFLIDKEGIVRHQVVNDLPLGRNVDEMLRMVEALRFAEEHGEVCPAGWQKGESGMTASAEGVAEYLSEHAQTL, via the coding sequence ATGAGTGTTCTTGTTGCGACGGAAGCGCCGGACTTCACCTCGGCCGCGGTCCTGCCGAACGGGCAGATCCAGGACGACTTCTCCCTGTCGGGCCTGAAGGGCCGCTATGTGGTGCTCTTCTTCTGGCCGCTGGACTTCACCTTCGTCTGCCCCACCGAGATCATTGCGCACGATCGCAGGCTGGACGCATTTCGGGCGCTGGGCGTTGAGGTGGTCGGGGTCTCGATCGACTCCCACTTCACGCACGCGGCATGGCGCCAGACCCCGGTCGAAAAGGGCGGGATCGGACCGGTCGGCTTCCCGATGGTCGCGGACATCACCCACAAGATCACGCAGGACTACGGCGTGGAGCACCCGGCCGGTGTCGCGCTGCGCGCGTCCTTCCTGATCGACAAGGAGGGCATCGTCCGGCATCAGGTCGTGAACGACCTGCCGCTCGGCCGGAATGTGGACGAGATGCTTCGCATGGTCGAGGCCCTTCGTTTCGCGGAGGAGCACGGCGAAGTCTGTCCGGCCGGCTGGCAGAAGGGCGAGTCCGGCATGACGGCATCCGCCGAGGGCGTGGCCGAGTACCTGTCCGAGCACGCGCAGACGCTCTGA
- the hypB gene encoding hydrogenase nickel incorporation protein HypB, whose product MEVKVVRDIMKLNDSVAASNHGELARRGIVTLNLVSSPGAGKTRLLEATLDALRDETPIGVVEGDVNTSHDAERIAAHGAPVVQVNTGGPAGGSCHLDAGMVREGLAALNLDGLDLLFIENVGNLICTASFRLGEDRKVTFVSVTEGEDKPVKYPLIFRNADAIVITKTDLIPHLDFEMDQLLGHIREVNPDAPVLKTSARTGEGMEDWFRYLRETIAAVREERTA is encoded by the coding sequence ATGGAAGTCAAGGTCGTGCGGGACATCATGAAGCTCAACGACAGCGTTGCCGCGAGCAATCACGGCGAACTCGCCCGCCGCGGCATCGTGACTCTGAATCTCGTCTCCTCGCCCGGCGCGGGAAAGACACGACTCCTGGAGGCCACGCTCGATGCGCTGCGTGACGAGACCCCGATCGGCGTGGTCGAGGGCGATGTCAACACCAGTCACGACGCGGAGAGGATTGCAGCCCACGGCGCGCCGGTCGTCCAGGTGAACACCGGCGGCCCGGCGGGAGGCAGTTGCCATCTGGATGCGGGAATGGTCCGCGAAGGTCTGGCTGCGCTGAACCTCGACGGACTGGACCTCCTCTTCATCGAAAATGTCGGCAACCTGATCTGCACCGCCAGTTTCCGTCTGGGCGAGGACCGCAAGGTGACCTTCGTTTCGGTGACCGAAGGAGAGGACAAGCCCGTCAAGTACCCGCTCATCTTCCGAAACGCGGACGCCATCGTCATTACGAAGACGGATCTCATTCCGCATCTCGACTTCGAAATGGACCAACTCCTCGGGCACATTCGCGAAGTCAACCCGGATGCCCCGGTTCTCAAGACGAGCGCACGCACGGGCGAGGGGATGGAGGACTGGTTCCGCTATCTTCGTGAGACCATCGCCGCCGTGCGCGAGGAACGAACCGCGTGA
- a CDS encoding hydrogenase maturation nickel metallochaperone HypA, producing MHEYSITEALVHAVEEEVRALAVPAPVREVRLSLGLFSGAVRGPVEFYYDLLTSEGPLAGSRLVVEEVPLTLHCKDCGHDWIGESACFVCTKCGSFAVEITGGKEMLVESILFADEEER from the coding sequence ATGCACGAGTACTCCATCACCGAAGCGCTTGTTCATGCCGTGGAAGAGGAAGTGCGCGCTCTTGCCGTCCCCGCCCCCGTCCGGGAAGTGCGACTCTCGCTGGGGCTCTTCTCCGGCGCGGTCCGCGGCCCGGTGGAGTTCTACTATGACCTCCTCACGAGTGAAGGCCCCCTGGCCGGGAGTCGGCTCGTGGTGGAGGAAGTGCCCCTGACGCTGCACTGCAAGGACTGCGGCCACGACTGGATCGGCGAGTCCGCGTGCTTCGTCTGCACGAAGTGCGGTTCTTTCGCGGTTGAAATCACCGGCGGGAAGGAGATGCTCGTCGAGAGCATCCTCTTCGCCGACGAAGAGGAGCGGTGA